From one Pempheris klunzingeri isolate RE-2024b chromosome 5, fPemKlu1.hap1, whole genome shotgun sequence genomic stretch:
- the rerglb gene encoding RERG/RAS-like b translates to MNDIKLALLGSQGAGKSAVLVRFLTRRFIGEYASNTNSLYHKRLSIDGRQLNLEVFDPCSQSSEARCILEEPVDWADGFVVVYNISDRTSFINAKNILRQIREARMDNCKGEVEVPVCLVGNKQDLCHARQVREDEGRCLAQENRCHFQEVSAAESYQDIANLFTQLIRQVMEHLKYRADRRRYSGSKSMAKLINNVFGKRRKSV, encoded by the exons ATGAACGACATCAAGCTGGCCCTGCTGGGAAGCCAGGGGGCTGGGAAGTCAG ctgtccttGTGCGCTTCCTGACCAGGCGCTTTATCGGTGAATATGCCTCCAACACCA ATTCTCTGTACCATAAAAGGCTCTCAATCGATGGCAGGCAGCTGAATCTGGAAGTTTTTGACCCTTGCTCTCAG AGCTCTGAGGCCAGGTGTATCCTGGAGGAGCCGGTGGACTGGGCAGATGGTTTTGTGGTGGTGTACAACATCAGCGACCGCACATCCTTCATCAACGCCAAGAACATCCTGCGGCAGATTCGGGAGGCGCGCATGGACAACTGCAAAGG agaGGTGGAGGTTCCTGTTTGTCTGGTGGGGAACAAGCAGGACCTGTGTCACGCCCGGCAGGTGCGCGAGGACGAGGGCCGCTGCCTGGCTCAGGAGAACCGCTGTCACTTCCAGGAGGTCTCGGCGGCCGAGAGCTACCAGGACATCGCCAACCTCTTCACGCAGCTCATCCGGCAGGTGATGGAGCACCTCAAGTACAGAGCTGACCGACGACGCTACAGCGGCTCCAAGTCTATGGCCAAGCTCATCAACAACGTGTTcgggaagaggaggaagtcagTGTGA